One Micromonospora eburnea genomic region harbors:
- the mads4 gene encoding methylation-associated defense system protein MAD4 yields the protein MKRDVVFLVADAAMDQMLRGFLGRPQFHRSIGCNPFRFDAREDLIVAPFRDPDVYGRAAELLQPYERSHRHAVAMLDLAWEGSPTPEQIREHIGAKLKAAWSHSAVIVIEPELEAWVWQENPHVAEAFKCGTDFRDVLRRSGHWPDGASKPPDPKAALEFLRRNHRADRSNAAFGRLAQKISVRHCEDRAFCQLRDTLREWFKEAS from the coding sequence ATGAAGCGGGACGTCGTCTTCCTCGTCGCCGACGCCGCCATGGATCAGATGCTGCGAGGCTTTCTCGGGCGGCCACAATTCCACCGCAGTATCGGTTGCAACCCCTTCCGCTTCGATGCGCGGGAAGACCTCATCGTCGCCCCGTTCCGTGACCCCGACGTCTACGGTCGAGCGGCCGAACTGCTCCAACCGTACGAACGGTCGCACCGGCACGCGGTCGCCATGCTCGATCTAGCCTGGGAGGGGAGCCCCACTCCCGAGCAGATCCGGGAGCACATCGGGGCGAAACTGAAAGCCGCCTGGTCCCACTCCGCGGTGATCGTCATCGAGCCGGAGCTGGAAGCCTGGGTGTGGCAGGAGAATCCACACGTCGCCGAGGCATTCAAGTGCGGCACCGACTTCCGCGACGTGCTACGGCGCAGCGGTCACTGGCCGGACGGTGCCAGCAAGCCGCCTGACCCCAAGGCCGCGCTGGAGTTCCTCCGCCGGAACCACCGGGCCGACCGATCCAACGCCGCCTTCGGCCGCCTGGCCCAGAAGATCTCCGTACGGCACTGCGAGGATCGCGCATTCTGTCAACTTCGCGACACTCTACGCGAATGGTTTAAGGAAGCTTCTTGA